The Prinia subflava isolate CZ2003 ecotype Zambia chromosome 15, Cam_Psub_1.2, whole genome shotgun sequence genome contains a region encoding:
- the MESD gene encoding LRP chaperone MESD, with amino-acid sequence MRRPGPPSRERQKMAAAAGWALLALALCLGAAAATGGSEGKRREGPPKKKDIRDYNDADMARLLEQWEKDDDIEEGDLPEHKRPSAPIDFSKIDPGKPESILKLTKKGKTLMMFVTVSGNPTEKETEEITSLWQGSLFNANYDVQRFIVGSNRAIFMLRDGGYAWEIKDFLINQERCADVTLEGQVYPGKGADGNEKVKNKTKPEKAKKKKDTEKKSNGVKEDNRATNQREEL; translated from the exons ATGAGGCGCCCGGGGCCGCCTTCCCGAGAGCGGCAGAAgatggcggcggccgcgggctGGGCGCTGCTGGCCCTGGCGCTGTGTCTGGGCGCGGCGGCCGCGACCGGCGGCTCGGAGGGGAAGCGGCGGGAGGGGCCGCCCAAGAAGAAGGACATTCGGGACTACAACGACGCGGACATGGCCcggctgctggagcagtgggag aaagatGATGACATTGAAGAGGGAGATCTCCCTGAACACAAGAGGCCTTCAGCACCAATAGATTTCTCAAAAATAGATCCAGGCAAGCCTGAAAGCATCCTGAAGCTGACAAAGAAGGGGAAGACTTTGATGATGTTTGTCACAGTGTCAGGAAATCCCacagaaaaggagacagaagaaaTCACCAGCCTGTGGCAGGGCAGTCTCTTCAACGCAAACTATGATGTGCAAAG GTTTATTGTTGGCTCCAATCGAGCCATCTTTATGCTGCGGGATGGTGGCTACGCCTGGGAGATCAAAGACTTCCTGATAAATCAGGAAAGGTGTGCAGATGTTACTCTGGAAGGTCAGGTTTATCCTGGCAAAGGAGCAGATGGaaatgagaaagtgaaaaacaaaacaaaacccgaaaaagcaaagaagaaaaaagacacaGAGAAGAAATCTAACGGCGTCAAAGAGGACAACCGAGCAACCAACCAGAGAGAGGAGCTATGA